A single region of the Geobacillus subterraneus genome encodes:
- a CDS encoding AMP-binding protein yields the protein MTGKSFTVHEVLNRSFQRVSEGKEVAYDGYRRMTYRELVDSVEYMASALAVLGIQKGDRVVVCLPNWNEFMVIYFSLARLGAILVPCNPRYRTEELVYILENSKATAAFLMGEFGHIDIFTSHPSAGSSLKYIFTVRFQQKGYHSFADLIELGKRSPAVPSITIDAAEDVFAILYTSGTTGKPKGAMLTHQNVFYSANATIEAMKCTEDDVFLVAVPVFHVFGMVPSILSAVLCGARLVFMEQYKAEEALRLIEQEKVTIHHGVPTMFILELNHPNFSRYQLSSLRTGIIAAAPCPEEVVRKIRTQMGCDVVISYGLTETSATLTITGFDDSDSVRSETVGKAVPGAAVKVVDDNRQEVKPGEVGELACRSFGVMKGYYGMPEKTREVIDEEGWFYTGDLATIDENGYVRIVGRKKEMIIRGGYNIYPREIEEIFYKHPSVMEVAIIGLPDTVLGEISCAVIKLRPHCIEDEESMKAYLKGKVADYKVPDRIVFVEELPVTPSGKIKKVALREMMEEQLKSTLR from the coding sequence ATGACAGGAAAATCTTTCACCGTGCATGAAGTGTTAAACCGTTCCTTTCAACGGGTTTCCGAGGGGAAAGAGGTAGCGTATGACGGCTACCGACGCATGACGTATAGAGAACTAGTCGACAGTGTCGAATACATGGCTTCCGCTTTGGCGGTGTTAGGAATCCAAAAAGGGGATCGAGTGGTTGTTTGCTTGCCTAACTGGAACGAATTTATGGTCATTTACTTTAGTCTCGCCCGCCTTGGCGCCATTCTTGTTCCTTGCAATCCGCGCTACCGCACAGAAGAGTTAGTTTATATACTGGAAAATTCGAAAGCGACGGCCGCTTTTCTTATGGGTGAGTTTGGCCATATCGATATATTTACATCGCACCCGTCAGCGGGCAGCTCGCTGAAATATATTTTTACCGTACGCTTCCAACAGAAAGGATATCATTCGTTTGCTGATTTAATCGAATTAGGAAAACGTTCTCCCGCTGTTCCCTCAATCACTATCGATGCCGCAGAAGATGTCTTCGCGATTTTGTATACATCAGGTACAACAGGAAAGCCAAAAGGGGCGATGTTGACGCACCAAAATGTATTCTACTCGGCCAACGCTACGATCGAAGCCATGAAATGTACCGAGGATGACGTGTTTTTAGTCGCTGTTCCTGTTTTTCATGTGTTTGGCATGGTTCCTTCCATACTATCAGCGGTGTTATGCGGAGCGCGTCTTGTCTTTATGGAACAATATAAGGCGGAAGAAGCACTGAGGTTGATTGAACAGGAGAAGGTGACGATCCACCACGGCGTCCCGACGATGTTTATTTTAGAGTTGAACCATCCGAATTTCAGCCGGTATCAATTGTCTTCGTTGCGTACGGGCATTATCGCCGCCGCTCCGTGTCCTGAGGAAGTGGTAAGGAAAATTCGCACGCAAATGGGATGCGATGTTGTCATTTCGTACGGGCTGACAGAGACATCCGCTACTTTAACGATTACAGGCTTTGATGACAGCGATTCCGTACGTTCAGAGACGGTGGGAAAAGCGGTACCAGGGGCGGCGGTGAAAGTCGTTGATGACAACCGCCAAGAGGTGAAACCTGGTGAAGTAGGGGAGTTGGCTTGCAGAAGCTTTGGCGTCATGAAAGGATATTACGGAATGCCGGAAAAAACGAGGGAAGTGATCGATGAGGAAGGATGGTTTTATACCGGGGATTTAGCGACGATTGATGAAAACGGGTATGTGCGGATTGTAGGGCGCAAAAAGGAAATGATTATTCGCGGCGGTTACAACATTTATCCTCGGGAAATCGAAGAAATTTTCTACAAACATCCGAGTGTCATGGAGGTAGCCATCATCGGATTGCCAGACACGGTTTTAGGAGAAATCTCTTGTGCCGTCATAAAACTGCGGCCTCACTGCATAGAAGATGAGGAATCGATGAAGGCATACCTGAAAGGCAAAGTAGCCGACTATAAAGTGCCGGACCGCATTGTGTTTGTCGAAGAGCTGCCTGTCACACCGAGTGGAAAAATTAAAAAAGTAGCCCTTCGGGAAATGATGGAAGAACAATTAAAATCAACCCTTCGTTAA
- a CDS encoding enoyl-CoA hydratase/isomerase family protein — translation MNYEFLQCEIENRVAVVSIHRPPLNPLNTKVFQELSALIDELEANQQVGAIVITGTGEKAFVAGADIHEMMDLDLAGMMEMNKISRSAFSKIENASQPVIAAVNGLALGGGCELALACDLRICSDNAKFAFPEVNLGIIPGGGGTQRLPRIVGQGVAKELLYFGEMIDAQRALAIHLVNKVVPSDELLPTAKEWAGKLAQKPAIAMRMLKEAVNTGANVDLQSGLMVETACFGNAFATEDRKEGMRAFAEKRKPVFVGK, via the coding sequence GTGAACTACGAATTTTTGCAATGTGAAATCGAAAACCGAGTGGCGGTTGTATCCATTCACCGCCCTCCGCTCAATCCGTTGAATACAAAAGTGTTTCAAGAGCTATCTGCCTTGATCGATGAGCTCGAAGCCAACCAACAAGTGGGGGCGATAGTCATTACCGGAACGGGAGAAAAAGCGTTTGTGGCCGGTGCCGATATTCATGAAATGATGGACTTGGATTTGGCCGGCATGATGGAAATGAACAAAATATCGCGAAGCGCGTTTTCGAAAATTGAAAACGCATCCCAACCGGTGATCGCGGCGGTGAACGGGCTGGCGCTCGGAGGGGGCTGCGAACTAGCGCTCGCATGCGATTTACGCATTTGTTCTGACAATGCCAAGTTTGCCTTCCCAGAGGTCAACCTCGGCATTATTCCGGGCGGCGGCGGGACGCAGCGGCTGCCGCGCATCGTCGGTCAAGGGGTGGCGAAAGAATTGCTTTATTTCGGCGAAATGATCGATGCCCAGCGGGCGCTTGCCATTCATTTGGTAAACAAAGTCGTCCCATCCGACGAACTTTTGCCGACGGCGAAAGAATGGGCCGGAAAATTGGCGCAAAAACCGGCCATTGCCATGCGCATGCTCAAAGAAGCGGTCAACACGGGAGCCAATGTTGACTTGCAGTCAGGGTTGATGGTGGAAACTGCCTGCTTTGGAAACGCCTTTGCGACCGAAGATCGAAAAGAAGGCATGCGGGCGTTTGCCGAAAAGAGAAAGCCGGTGTTTGTCGGCAAGTAA
- a CDS encoding 3-hydroxyacyl-CoA dehydrogenase family protein, whose protein sequence is MVATIGVVGAGTMGGGIANLAALSGFNVILVDIDEHTLQKARSRMEAFMDKSVAKGKLTAEQKHEALERVKGSISLQDMKQADVIIEAVIENMEVKKEVFSQLDNIAPEHAILATNTSSMSITEIASATNRPSQVVGMHFFNPPQLMKLVEVVRGYKTSDETVEQVKELARKLKKEPVEVKKDSPGFIVNRIMIPQFIEAIRLVEEGVASMEDIDKAVTLGLNYPMGPFTLQDFAGVDIGLHVMDYFYEEFKDDRFAAPLLLRQLVRAGRLGRKTGAGFYDYDDAR, encoded by the coding sequence ATGGTAGCAACGATCGGAGTCGTGGGAGCCGGTACGATGGGAGGCGGCATCGCCAATTTAGCTGCGTTGTCAGGATTTAATGTCATTTTAGTAGACATCGACGAGCATACGCTGCAAAAAGCGCGCTCGCGAATGGAAGCATTTATGGATAAAAGCGTGGCCAAAGGGAAGCTGACCGCCGAGCAAAAACATGAGGCGCTAGAACGGGTGAAGGGATCGATCAGCTTGCAGGACATGAAGCAGGCGGATGTCATTATTGAGGCGGTCATCGAAAACATGGAGGTGAAAAAAGAAGTTTTTTCACAATTGGACAACATTGCACCAGAACACGCCATCCTAGCGACGAACACATCATCGATGTCCATCACAGAAATCGCTTCTGCCACCAACCGTCCAAGCCAAGTCGTTGGCATGCATTTTTTCAATCCCCCGCAGCTGATGAAACTCGTCGAAGTAGTACGCGGATACAAAACGAGCGATGAAACAGTGGAGCAGGTGAAAGAGCTCGCCCGGAAACTGAAAAAAGAGCCGGTTGAGGTGAAAAAAGATTCCCCGGGGTTCATCGTCAACCGCATTATGATTCCGCAGTTTATCGAAGCGATTCGCCTCGTCGAGGAGGGAGTGGCTTCGATGGAAGACATCGATAAAGCAGTGACGCTCGGTTTGAACTACCCGATGGGGCCGTTTACGTTGCAAGATTTCGCCGGAGTCGATATCGGCCTTCATGTTATGGACTATTTTTACGAAGAGTTTAAGGACGATCGGTTTGCCGCTCCTTTATTGCTCAGACAGCTTGTCCGGGCAGGAAGGCTCGGCCGAAAAACAGGAGCCGGGTTTTATGATTACGATGATGCCCGATAA
- a CDS encoding helix-turn-helix domain-containing protein, producing MDESKRQRLMKKIESHLRTTARKLVKFNTEGEALQYLVTSFRAELECDLIAIVLKEGDDVVPTLYQGDFRRGISHPPIAITSCLPRLFEGSTTFQEVDEACTCRLIDLLRRNGIKTWFSVPIKDEENEYGICMIGFRRYVSLLAEARQLFDDFGEDVALAITVAKKNESQRRKMVGLEWLAQHFSLDTPLERFVEKIVERAGKGTNAGGACMYLYREEDDSFVFHPPAYGKVSGPQQIMMKNNYRVSDYFPFLEKPGGDQLTVPLVVNFKTIGVLHVERKNEGTFTKEDVGILDMLANYVAVMLENVRLYQQERDHTHRLRLLLQYQQKLMKETIRYENFHGITKTFSQMFGKAVIVFDRFTRPIAYELGRLSEQQLQDIANEALRQAVGQSRMGGYILLDGWPDVSLTVWPINSGGDVVGYLAIDVHPQEIDDFFRLSVELALNIFSIQFMKQKLVFDTREQLKDSFLHKLLTAEIEEEESIIQYANVFQWNIFDEHRIAVLHLQFSESEEQVDLFKRNVERTALWDRLKARIAIEDPALLYGAIDDRYILIVPASKERKQPAKYWNEWHHRINEWMKEEGASCRALLGIGGRTTSIRDYYFCYQQAVQALQVILHSFQGTSLAFFDELGAYTVLHHLKELEAAKLFVDKYLGPLIRHSAERNVDWLQTIRVFLDCNGHLTETAEKLYIHRSTLQYRLEKIEEMLGFSLGGAEQRFNLMMALKLYDLYGLSSAKSLKR from the coding sequence ATGGATGAAAGCAAGCGGCAAAGGCTGATGAAAAAAATTGAAAGCCATTTGCGAACGACAGCGCGAAAACTCGTCAAGTTTAATACAGAAGGAGAAGCGCTGCAATACTTAGTGACTTCATTTCGGGCGGAGCTGGAATGTGACTTGATCGCCATCGTGTTAAAGGAAGGGGATGATGTCGTACCGACATTGTATCAGGGCGATTTCCGCCGTGGGATTTCTCATCCGCCCATCGCGATTACCAGCTGCCTGCCGCGTCTGTTTGAAGGGAGCACGACGTTTCAAGAGGTGGATGAAGCGTGCACATGCCGATTGATTGACTTATTGAGAAGAAATGGGATCAAAACGTGGTTTAGCGTTCCAATTAAAGATGAAGAAAACGAATACGGCATTTGTATGATCGGTTTTCGGCGCTATGTTTCGCTGCTGGCCGAGGCGCGGCAACTGTTTGACGATTTCGGCGAGGATGTCGCCCTAGCCATTACGGTCGCCAAGAAAAACGAAAGTCAGCGGCGAAAAATGGTTGGCCTCGAGTGGCTTGCGCAACACTTTTCGCTCGATACGCCGCTTGAGCGGTTTGTTGAAAAAATCGTCGAGCGGGCCGGAAAAGGGACGAACGCGGGCGGTGCCTGTATGTATTTGTACCGGGAAGAAGACGATAGCTTTGTGTTTCATCCTCCTGCGTATGGCAAAGTCAGCGGCCCGCAGCAAATTATGATGAAAAATAACTACCGGGTAAGCGACTATTTTCCCTTTTTAGAGAAACCGGGCGGGGATCAGTTAACGGTTCCGCTTGTTGTCAACTTCAAAACGATCGGTGTCTTGCACGTCGAACGAAAAAACGAAGGAACATTTACGAAAGAAGATGTAGGAATTTTAGACATGCTGGCTAATTACGTTGCCGTCATGCTAGAAAATGTCCGGCTGTATCAGCAGGAACGGGATCATACCCATCGCCTCCGTCTTCTCCTTCAATATCAACAAAAATTGATGAAAGAGACGATCCGGTATGAAAACTTTCATGGCATTACGAAAACATTCAGCCAAATGTTTGGTAAAGCGGTCATTGTCTTTGACCGCTTTACGCGGCCGATCGCTTATGAATTGGGGCGGCTAAGCGAGCAGCAGCTGCAAGACATCGCCAACGAGGCATTAAGACAAGCCGTTGGGCAAAGCCGAATGGGGGGATATATCCTGCTTGATGGCTGGCCGGACGTTTCGCTGACGGTTTGGCCGATCAACAGCGGGGGAGACGTGGTCGGTTATTTAGCCATTGATGTGCATCCGCAAGAAATCGATGATTTTTTCCGTCTCAGCGTCGAACTGGCTCTTAATATTTTTTCCATCCAGTTTATGAAACAGAAGCTTGTTTTTGATACAAGGGAACAGCTGAAAGATAGCTTTTTGCATAAACTGTTGACCGCGGAAATCGAAGAGGAAGAGAGCATTATCCAATACGCTAATGTATTTCAGTGGAATATTTTTGATGAGCATCGCATTGCTGTCTTGCATTTGCAGTTTTCTGAATCGGAAGAGCAGGTGGATTTGTTCAAGCGGAATGTCGAGAGAACAGCGTTATGGGACCGCTTAAAAGCGCGGATCGCCATCGAAGACCCTGCTCTCTTATACGGGGCCATCGACGATCGGTATATTTTGATCGTTCCGGCAAGCAAGGAGAGGAAGCAGCCCGCGAAATATTGGAACGAGTGGCATCATCGGATCAACGAGTGGATGAAGGAGGAGGGGGCGTCTTGCCGAGCGCTTTTAGGGATCGGGGGGAGAACAACATCGATCCGTGACTATTATTTTTGCTATCAGCAGGCGGTACAGGCGTTGCAAGTCATTCTCCATAGTTTTCAAGGGACAAGCTTGGCATTTTTTGACGAGCTTGGGGCGTACACGGTATTGCACCATTTAAAAGAGCTGGAGGCGGCGAAACTGTTTGTCGACAAATATCTTGGCCCGTTGATCCGGCATTCGGCGGAACGAAACGTGGATTGGCTGCAAACGATTCGTGTCTTTCTCGATTGCAACGGCCATTTGACCGAAACCGCCGAAAAGCTGTATATTCACCGCAGCACCCTTCAATATCGGCTCGAAAAGATTGAAGAAATGCTCGGCTTCTCCTTAGGCGGGGCAGAGCAGCGGTTCAACTTGATGATGGCGTTAAAGTTGTACGATTTATATGGCCTGTCCTCCGCCAAATCGCTGAAAAGATAA
- a CDS encoding acetoacetate--CoA ligase translates to MKAITEGTILWQPTNEQVKQSNIQRYMDWLKEHKGLSFASYRQLWTWSVEQLEQFWETVWEYAGVQAATPYECVLRERKMPGAEWFPGATLNYAKHVFRHARADRPALIFRSERVPYREVSWQELAEKTAAIAQALREMGVKRGDRVVAYMPNIPETVMAFLACASIGAIWSSCSPDFGAGSVIDRFVQIEPTVLFAIDGCQYNGKEFDKMPVVSELRAKLPSLKKTVLLPYWREQLEAPGDGVVLWDDVVANKAKLVYEDVPFNHPLWVLYSSGTTGLPKPIVQGHGGILLEHLKALSIADNLTPESTFFWFTTTGWMMWNFLIGGLLAGATVVLYDGSPTYPDGNVLWELAEKAGITHFGTSAAFINVCMKLGLKPKEHYDLSKLEAVLSTGSPLTVEGFAWVYENVKDDICLASCSGGTDVCTAFVVGSPILPVRAGVLSCRALGADVQAFDENGQPLVNEVGELVITKPMPSMPLFFWNDPDGERYRNSYFDTYPGVWKHGDWIKIDEQGGCVIYGRSDSTINRAGVRMGTSEIYRAVEAVDGVLESLVVDLEMMGKQSFMPLFVVLKPGVALDDELKERIRQSIRQHVSPRFIPDDIYEVKQIPKTLNGKKMEIPIRKLLLGFPLEKAVNPGSMANPEALDFFLELAKTLAAKSKTS, encoded by the coding sequence ATGAAAGCGATTACGGAAGGGACGATCCTTTGGCAACCAACAAACGAGCAAGTCAAACAGTCCAACATTCAGCGGTATATGGACTGGCTGAAAGAACATAAAGGGCTGTCGTTTGCCTCGTACCGCCAGCTATGGACATGGTCAGTCGAACAGCTTGAACAGTTTTGGGAAACGGTTTGGGAATATGCCGGTGTGCAGGCAGCGACACCGTACGAATGTGTGCTGCGGGAGCGGAAGATGCCGGGGGCGGAATGGTTTCCCGGGGCGACGCTCAACTATGCGAAACATGTATTCCGTCATGCGCGCGCTGACCGACCGGCGCTGATTTTCCGCTCTGAGCGCGTCCCGTATCGGGAAGTGTCGTGGCAGGAGCTGGCCGAAAAGACAGCGGCGATCGCCCAAGCGCTGCGGGAAATGGGGGTGAAGCGCGGCGACCGCGTTGTCGCCTATATGCCGAATATTCCAGAGACGGTGATGGCGTTTTTGGCTTGCGCCTCGATTGGCGCCATTTGGTCAAGCTGCTCACCCGACTTTGGCGCCGGCAGCGTCATCGACCGGTTCGTGCAAATCGAGCCGACCGTGTTGTTTGCCATCGATGGCTGCCAATACAACGGCAAAGAGTTTGACAAAATGCCGGTCGTTTCGGAGTTGCGCGCCAAGCTGCCGTCATTGAAAAAGACGGTGCTGCTTCCGTATTGGCGCGAACAACTCGAAGCGCCCGGTGACGGGGTGGTGCTGTGGGACGATGTCGTCGCCAATAAGGCGAAGCTTGTCTATGAAGACGTTCCGTTTAACCACCCGCTTTGGGTTTTGTATTCTTCGGGGACGACCGGTTTGCCAAAGCCAATCGTCCAAGGGCATGGCGGCATTTTGCTCGAACATTTGAAAGCGCTGTCGATTGCCGATAACTTGACGCCAGAGAGCACATTTTTCTGGTTCACGACGACCGGATGGATGATGTGGAACTTTTTGATCGGCGGGTTGCTCGCTGGGGCGACCGTGGTGCTCTATGACGGCAGCCCGACGTACCCGGATGGCAACGTCTTATGGGAACTCGCAGAGAAAGCGGGGATCACCCATTTTGGCACGAGCGCGGCGTTTATTAACGTCTGCATGAAGCTCGGCCTCAAACCGAAAGAGCACTATGACCTATCGAAGCTTGAGGCCGTGCTTTCGACCGGCTCACCGCTCACGGTTGAAGGGTTTGCCTGGGTGTATGAAAATGTGAAGGATGACATTTGCCTGGCATCGTGCAGCGGCGGAACGGATGTGTGTACCGCGTTTGTCGTCGGTTCGCCGATTTTGCCGGTGCGCGCCGGCGTCCTCTCGTGCCGTGCGCTTGGCGCTGATGTACAAGCATTTGATGAAAACGGCCAGCCGCTTGTGAATGAGGTCGGTGAACTCGTCATTACGAAGCCCATGCCATCGATGCCGCTCTTTTTCTGGAACGACCCGGACGGCGAGCGGTACCGGAACAGCTATTTCGACACGTATCCGGGCGTCTGGAAGCACGGCGATTGGATTAAGATTGATGAACAAGGCGGCTGCGTCATTTACGGCCGCTCCGACTCAACGATCAACCGCGCCGGCGTCCGCATGGGCACGAGTGAAATTTACCGCGCCGTCGAAGCGGTCGACGGGGTGCTTGAGAGCCTTGTCGTCGATTTAGAAATGATGGGCAAGCAATCGTTCATGCCGCTGTTTGTCGTCCTCAAGCCGGGCGTGGCGCTCGATGATGAGCTGAAAGAACGCATCCGCCAGTCGATCCGGCAGCATGTCTCGCCGCGCTTTATTCCGGACGACATTTACGAGGTAAAGCAAATCCCGAAAACGTTAAACGGAAAGAAAATGGAAATTCCGATCCGCAAGCTGCTCTTAGGTTTCCCGCTCGAAAAAGCGGTCAACCCAGGCTCGATGGCCAATCCGGAGGCGCTCGACTTTTTCCTCGAACTGGCAAAAACATTGGCAGCGAAATCAAAAACGAGCTGA
- a CDS encoding FeoA family protein, with protein MAKAKHCRLSDTKPGDRFRIEKVDVPDPVLKRRLLDLGFVPGGEVKVGQRSPLGDPTAYRVCGTTIALRKEESDYIYGEKIHHD; from the coding sequence ATGGCAAAAGCAAAACACTGCCGCCTCTCCGATACGAAACCGGGTGATCGCTTTCGCATCGAAAAGGTTGATGTTCCTGATCCTGTGTTAAAAAGGCGGTTGCTCGATTTGGGATTTGTACCCGGCGGGGAAGTGAAGGTTGGACAAAGAAGCCCGCTTGGCGACCCGACCGCCTATCGCGTTTGTGGAACGACGATCGCATTAAGGAAAGAAGAAAGCGACTATATTTACGGGGAGAAGATTCACCATGACTGA
- a CDS encoding FeoB small GTPase domain-containing protein, which translates to MTDRTYTVALMGNPNTGKSTLFNVLTGLRQHTGNWPGKTVTHAEGECRHRGALYRIVDLPGTYSLYSNSADEEVARDFLLFQRPDVTVVVVDATALERNLNLALQVLEMTDRAIVAINLMDEAKKKGFHINTKKLAAKLGVPVVPISARNREGIDALLDAVDAMAHGRIHTTPLSIRYSPEIERGIAKLLPLVKELMGDTHPARWIALRLLDGDASLLQALKQPPQRLIKEGNAYACCGSVKSV; encoded by the coding sequence ATGACTGATAGGACGTATACAGTTGCCCTAATGGGAAATCCGAACACCGGCAAAAGCACGTTGTTCAATGTCTTAACGGGCCTGCGCCAACATACCGGCAACTGGCCCGGGAAAACGGTCACTCATGCGGAAGGAGAATGCCGCCACCGCGGCGCATTGTACCGGATCGTCGACTTGCCGGGAACGTATTCGCTCTATTCCAATTCAGCCGATGAAGAGGTGGCGCGCGATTTTCTTCTGTTTCAACGTCCTGACGTCACGGTCGTTGTCGTCGATGCGACGGCATTAGAACGCAACTTGAATCTAGCGCTTCAAGTATTGGAAATGACCGATCGGGCCATTGTCGCCATCAATTTGATGGATGAAGCGAAAAAGAAAGGCTTTCACATCAACACAAAAAAATTGGCTGCCAAACTCGGTGTGCCGGTCGTGCCGATTTCGGCCCGCAACCGGGAAGGAATCGATGCACTGCTTGATGCGGTGGATGCCATGGCGCATGGCCGCATTCACACCACCCCGCTTTCCATCCGGTACAGTCCGGAAATCGAACGAGGCATTGCCAAGCTCTTGCCCCTTGTCAAGGAACTGATGGGTGACACGCATCCTGCTCGCTGGATCGCTCTTCGTCTCCTTGACGGTGATGCATCGCTGCTTCAAGCGCTGAAACAACCGCCGCAACGATTGATCAAGGAGGGGAACGCGTATGCCTGCTGCGGATCTGTCAAATCAGTTTGA
- a CDS encoding nucleoside recognition domain-containing protein yields the protein MPAADLSNQFDQLMNEAKSLAPADTREQIVSAIFQTSAALSQECVTHTAAAKRDRTEQIDRIVTSKRWGFPIMLALLAAVLYMTIAGANVFSDSLARLFGTIETYLTMAFQAMHAPDWLHGLLVLGLYRGTAWVVSVMLPPMAIFFPVFALLENYGYLPRVAFNMDRLFQKAGAHGKQSLTMAMGFGCNAAAIMSTRIIESPRERMLAILTNNFVPCNGRWPTLILLSSLFMAAGYTGGWNTFVTAGVVVAMVLFGIVVTLTVSWVLSKTALRGIPTHYTLELPPYRRPKIMETIIRATLDKSLYVLKRAVTVAAPAGVITWILANLHIGDTTALAAFAHWLDPFAQSLGLDGYILMAFVLGLPANEIVVPILLMGYLSAGALIEADGLHSLKQLLLDHGWTWLTALNMMLFSLLHYPCGTTLVNIYKETKSAKWTFVAFALPTAIAIAVTFTTAQLARWLGLV from the coding sequence ATGCCTGCTGCGGATCTGTCAAATCAGTTTGACCAGCTCATGAACGAAGCCAAGTCATTAGCACCGGCTGACACGCGTGAACAGATCGTGTCTGCCATTTTCCAAACGTCCGCTGCGCTTTCTCAAGAATGTGTCACGCATACAGCGGCCGCAAAACGCGATCGAACGGAACAAATTGACCGCATCGTCACGTCGAAGCGGTGGGGATTTCCGATTATGCTGGCGCTGCTCGCCGCTGTCCTGTACATGACAATCGCCGGCGCCAACGTCTTTTCCGATTCGCTCGCCCGCTTGTTCGGAACGATCGAAACGTATCTCACCATGGCGTTTCAAGCGATGCACGCCCCCGACTGGCTGCACGGCCTCCTTGTGCTTGGTCTATACAGAGGCACGGCTTGGGTTGTCAGCGTGATGCTGCCGCCGATGGCCATTTTCTTTCCCGTATTCGCGTTGCTCGAAAACTACGGCTACTTGCCCCGTGTCGCCTTCAACATGGATCGCTTGTTTCAAAAAGCGGGAGCGCATGGCAAACAATCGCTGACGATGGCCATGGGCTTCGGCTGCAACGCGGCGGCCATCATGTCGACGCGCATTATCGAATCGCCGCGCGAGCGGATGCTCGCGATTTTGACGAACAACTTCGTCCCGTGCAACGGACGTTGGCCAACGCTGATTTTGCTTTCTTCCTTATTTATGGCAGCCGGCTATACAGGTGGATGGAACACGTTCGTGACAGCAGGTGTGGTCGTCGCCATGGTGTTGTTTGGCATCGTCGTCACGTTGACCGTTTCATGGGTCTTATCCAAGACGGCCTTGCGCGGCATTCCGACCCATTACACGCTGGAGCTGCCGCCGTACCGACGCCCGAAAATCATGGAGACGATCATCCGGGCCACCCTCGACAAATCACTTTATGTGCTGAAACGGGCGGTAACGGTTGCGGCGCCAGCCGGCGTAATCACATGGATTCTCGCCAATCTTCATATCGGCGACACAACCGCGCTGGCCGCTTTCGCCCACTGGCTTGACCCATTTGCCCAATCATTGGGATTGGATGGCTACATTTTGATGGCGTTCGTTTTAGGCTTGCCAGCCAATGAAATTGTCGTGCCGATTTTGCTGATGGGCTATTTATCCGCGGGGGCGCTCATCGAAGCCGATGGTCTGCATTCTCTTAAACAACTTTTGCTCGACCACGGCTGGACGTGGCTCACCGCCCTCAATATGATGCTGTTTTCCTTGCTTCACTACCCATGCGGCACGACGCTCGTCAACATTTACAAAGAAACGAAAAGCGCAAAATGGACGTTCGTCGCCTTTGCCTTGCCGACAGCGATTGCCATTGCGGTCACCTTTACGACCGCACAGCTGGCGAGATGGCTCGGGCTCGTATAA